In one window of Spartinivicinus marinus DNA:
- a CDS encoding substrate-binding periplasmic protein, translating into MSIQYILIIISLLASFNLWAKELKLCGVEWPPFTYGENNRLVKGISIDVYKEAFPRMEMKFTADQLPWARCLKDVEDGYYDAVIDNANLPPYIVADTPTSVYPLGIYVRNDFPQDKFSWDSITGKSVAMVTAYDYTKKIAAFTGWKRVDFASDEKVLQALQLKRYNYALIDVFSAPILSKKVGIEIKLLKPVVDSTNLYLAFSPKNSHLVKQFDEAIKVMIKEGIMDIIYRKYISMSYSEVLKLSQEAQ; encoded by the coding sequence TCTTTATTGGCCAGCTTCAACTTATGGGCAAAAGAACTCAAACTCTGTGGTGTCGAATGGCCCCCTTTCACTTATGGTGAAAATAATCGGCTGGTCAAAGGTATATCTATTGACGTTTATAAAGAAGCATTTCCGCGCATGGAGATGAAATTTACCGCAGACCAACTACCTTGGGCTCGCTGCTTAAAAGACGTTGAAGATGGTTATTATGATGCTGTCATCGATAACGCAAACCTTCCTCCCTATATTGTGGCAGATACCCCCACTAGTGTTTATCCACTAGGCATTTATGTCCGTAACGATTTTCCCCAGGATAAATTTTCCTGGGATAGCATCACTGGAAAGTCTGTTGCAATGGTCACTGCCTACGACTACACCAAAAAGATTGCTGCATTCACTGGCTGGAAAAGAGTTGACTTTGCTAGTGATGAAAAGGTACTACAGGCTTTGCAGTTAAAACGCTATAATTATGCCTTGATTGATGTATTCAGTGCCCCAATACTATCCAAAAAAGTAGGAATAGAAATTAAGCTTTTAAAGCCTGTTGTTGATTCAACTAATCTTTATCTTGCATTTTCCCCAAAAAATTCTCATTTGGTTAAACAGTTTGATGAAGCTATAAAAGTTATGATAAAAGAAGGAATAATGGATATAATTTATCGAAAGTATATTTCAATGAGTTACTCTGAAGTATTAAAACTTAGTCAAGAAGCACAATAA